In Eptesicus fuscus isolate TK198812 chromosome 23, DD_ASM_mEF_20220401, whole genome shotgun sequence, one genomic interval encodes:
- the LOC103287062 gene encoding protein kish-A-like, whose product MSAIFNFQSLLTVILLLICTCAYIRSLALSLLDRNKTGLLGIFWKCARIGERKSPYVAVCCIVMAFSILFMQ is encoded by the coding sequence ATGTCTGCCATTTTCAATTTTCAGAGTCTGTTGACTGTAATCTTGCTGCTTATATGTACCTGTGCTTATATCCGATCCTTGGCACTCAGCCTCCTGGACAGAAATAAAACTGGACTGTTGGGTATATTTTGGAAGTGTGCCAGAATTGGTGAACGGAAGAGTCCTTATGTTGCAGTATGCTGTATAGTGATGGCCTTCAGCATCCTGTTCATGCAGTAG